The Deltaproteobacteria bacterium genomic interval ATCACTCTAAATTCCCTCCCGCATTATCAAGCTCCGCATCAACTTCGAGCTGAATTCCGCGCTCGAGAATTTTGCTCACTCTCCATCTCTTGGTCTTGCTGTAGGGCCTGGTTTCGAGTATCTGCACCTTGTCCCCTACCCTGCACTCCTGGTTTTCATCGTGAGCCTTGAATTTAGTGTTCATTTTGAAAGCCTTTTTGTATCTCGGATCTTTCCGGATATGGATCACGTCAACAACGACTGTTTTATCCATCTTGTCGCTCACGACGGTTCCGACTCTAGATTTATATTTCCCTCTCGGCATTTAACTAACTTCTCCCTGTGCAGTGTCCTTTTCTCTGATTACGGTCAACAGCCGCGCGAGGTCTTTCTTCAAATTATTAATCCTCGCGACATTTGTCGTCTGCTGAGTGGCTATCTGGATTCTCAGATTGAAAATTTCTTCCTTTAGCTCATCTTTTTTCTTTGACAGCTCGTTATCCGTCAACTCCCTGAATTCGCTCGCCTTCATCCCAGAATATCCCCCTCATCACGTGTTACCATGCGCGTTTTGACAGGGAGCTTGTGAGACGCAAGCCTGAAGGCTTCCTTCGCGAGCTCCTGGGTCAGGCCGCTGATTTCATAAATCATGGTGCCCCT includes:
- the rpsQ gene encoding 30S ribosomal protein S17, yielding MPRGKYKSRVGTVVSDKMDKTVVVDVIHIRKDPRYKKAFKMNTKFKAHDENQECRVGDKVQILETRPYSKTKRWRVSKILERGIQLEVDAELDNAGGNLE
- the rpmC gene encoding 50S ribosomal protein L29, producing the protein MKASEFRELTDNELSKKKDELKEEIFNLRIQIATQQTTNVARINNLKKDLARLLTVIREKDTAQGEVS